In Rhodothermus sp., one genomic interval encodes:
- the purM gene encoding phosphoribosylformylglycinamidine cyclo-ligase, giving the protein MTTYREAGVDIDAAEELVRRIKPLVRQTFTPGVLTDIGAFGAFFEPDFSAYRRPVLVSSVDGVGTKLKVAFLMQRHDTVGQDLVNHCVNDIAVCGARPLFFLDYLATGRLKPDVAEQIIQGFAKACRENGCALIGGETAEMPDCYPPDEYDLAGMIVGIVERDAILDGRLVQAGDVLIGLPSTGLHTNGYTLARKVLLHRFSIHDRPAALGGKSIGEALLAVHRSYLKPIQALIEARCVHALVHVTGGGIPGNMVRVVPEGLHFEVDYGAWEWPPIFRLIQELGEVPEDDMRRTFNLGIGLIAIVPADQKAVALQILEALGERPMEIGRIESA; this is encoded by the coding sequence ATGACGACCTATCGAGAAGCCGGGGTGGATATTGATGCGGCCGAGGAACTGGTACGACGCATCAAACCACTGGTGCGCCAGACGTTCACGCCCGGGGTACTGACTGACATCGGGGCTTTTGGCGCTTTTTTTGAGCCGGATTTTTCAGCGTACCGGCGTCCTGTGCTGGTGTCTTCGGTGGATGGCGTGGGAACGAAGCTGAAAGTGGCCTTTCTGATGCAGCGGCACGATACGGTAGGACAGGATCTGGTCAATCACTGCGTGAACGATATTGCCGTCTGTGGGGCCCGTCCCCTGTTTTTCCTTGATTACTTGGCCACCGGACGACTCAAGCCAGATGTGGCGGAGCAAATTATTCAGGGATTTGCAAAGGCCTGTCGGGAGAATGGCTGTGCACTCATCGGGGGCGAAACGGCCGAAATGCCTGATTGCTATCCCCCCGATGAATACGATCTGGCCGGCATGATTGTAGGGATAGTGGAGCGGGATGCTATTCTGGATGGACGCCTGGTGCAGGCTGGCGACGTGCTGATCGGCTTGCCTTCAACGGGTCTTCATACCAATGGTTACACCCTGGCTCGCAAGGTACTGCTGCATCGTTTTTCGATACATGATCGGCCAGCAGCACTGGGAGGAAAGTCGATTGGAGAGGCGCTGTTGGCGGTGCATCGCTCGTACTTGAAACCTATTCAAGCGCTTATCGAGGCCCGCTGCGTGCATGCGTTGGTGCATGTAACCGGTGGTGGCATTCCGGGCAATATGGTGCGGGTAGTGCCGGAAGGACTGCACTTTGAGGTAGATTATGGTGCCTGGGAATGGCCGCCTATCTTTCGACTGATTCAGGAGCTGGGCGAGGTACCCGAGGACGATATGCGACGCACATTTAATCTGGGTATCGGCCTTATTGCCATCGTGCCGGCCGATCAAAAAGCGGTAGCACTCCAGATACTGGAGGCACTGGGCGAGCGACCGATGGAAATCGGGCGCATAGAGTCGGCCTGA
- the thrC gene encoding threonine synthase: MATLEPIRFVSTRGQAPALTFDQALLQGLAPDGGLYIPERIPRLPAEVWQGASSFAELATEVLARWLHGVFSEEVVARVTAEALSFPVPLVALGEDLYVLELFHGPTLSFKDFGARTMARFAREILRRLDERLLVLVATSGDTGSAVADGFAGLERVQVGLLYPRGQVSPVQERQLIVQRPGVQAFAVHGTFDDCQRLVKSAFADPDFSRVRLSSANSINVGRLLPQMLYYIWAVAAGAFDEVVFCVPSGNLGNLTGGVLAALSGLPVRRFVAAHNANDFFPRFLAGEGPAFGPSRRTLSNAMDVGAPSNFERLQALLREKMAARIWGTSVSDEATLDTLRAVYEATGYLADPHTAVGLAAAYRYRKATGDRTPIVVLATAHPAKFPEVIRQALNFEPEVPEALARLWQQEISVVPVAADLEALKARLLPYVAAGT; the protein is encoded by the coding sequence ATGGCGACCTTGGAACCGATTCGCTTCGTCAGTACCCGCGGGCAGGCGCCTGCCCTGACGTTCGACCAGGCATTGCTGCAGGGGCTGGCCCCTGATGGAGGCCTCTACATTCCAGAGCGCATTCCCCGGCTACCGGCCGAAGTCTGGCAAGGTGCTTCATCGTTTGCCGAGCTGGCGACTGAGGTGCTGGCTCGCTGGTTGCACGGTGTCTTTTCGGAAGAGGTCGTAGCACGCGTCACGGCTGAAGCGTTGTCGTTTCCGGTGCCACTTGTTGCGCTGGGCGAGGATCTTTACGTGCTGGAGCTTTTTCACGGGCCAACGCTTTCCTTCAAGGACTTCGGCGCACGTACGATGGCCCGCTTTGCCCGCGAAATACTGCGCCGGTTGGACGAACGCCTGCTGGTGCTGGTGGCTACTTCGGGCGATACGGGTAGTGCGGTGGCGGACGGCTTTGCTGGACTGGAACGCGTGCAGGTAGGCTTGCTCTATCCCCGGGGCCAGGTCAGTCCGGTGCAGGAGCGACAGCTCATCGTACAGCGGCCTGGAGTGCAGGCGTTTGCCGTCCATGGCACGTTTGACGACTGCCAGCGCCTGGTCAAGTCGGCCTTCGCCGATCCAGACTTTAGCCGGGTACGGCTCTCTTCGGCCAATTCGATTAACGTGGGGCGTTTGCTGCCGCAGATGCTCTACTACATCTGGGCGGTAGCAGCGGGAGCATTTGACGAGGTGGTCTTTTGCGTGCCCAGCGGCAACCTGGGCAATCTGACGGGCGGCGTTCTGGCTGCGTTGAGCGGGCTGCCCGTTCGCCGCTTTGTGGCCGCCCACAACGCGAACGATTTCTTCCCACGGTTTCTGGCCGGCGAAGGACCGGCCTTTGGGCCTTCACGGCGTACGCTCTCGAATGCCATGGACGTGGGCGCGCCCAGCAACTTCGAGCGGCTACAGGCTCTGCTAAGAGAAAAGATGGCTGCACGCATCTGGGGTACCAGTGTGTCAGACGAAGCCACGCTGGATACCTTGCGGGCCGTTTACGAGGCGACCGGCTATCTGGCCGATCCCCATACGGCCGTAGGGCTGGCAGCGGCCTATCGCTATCGGAAAGCAACGGGGGACCGAACGCCGATCGTAGTGCTGGCCACAGCACATCCGGCCAAGTTTCCTGAGGTGATCCGACAGGCGTTGAACTTCGAGCCGGAGGTCCCCGAAGCGCTGGCGCGGCTCTGGCAGCAGGAGATCTCGGTGGTGCCTGTTGCAGCCGATCTGGAGGCCCTGAAAGCACGCCTGTTGCCCTATGTGGCTGCCGGGACGTGA
- a CDS encoding squalene/phytoene synthase family protein, which yields MTLVRPFYEKPWPTALRPAAQALWHWHLALRRPNVPHVEAASIEAFLHAEAARLLAGEPVRVVPEAVWRAAQEVVAHYGLPVELMAMQVRAAWVWTGSARFSNAAALESFVRDFAGAHGRLLARLAGVGTRFNDPQVDALATGFFLTDRLMRLPRDLAADRLFIPLEDLERAGVSIELLQRGANNPAVQRLLWKQVVRVQEALARGRALVHELPRRYARALRREWLLALEVLRTIKRRNYDVWHGPVVLSRWQRLQVAYQARFSRVAFRT from the coding sequence ATGACCCTGGTACGCCCTTTTTATGAAAAACCATGGCCCACAGCGCTGCGTCCGGCTGCACAGGCGCTCTGGCACTGGCACCTGGCCCTGCGGCGACCGAACGTACCCCACGTAGAGGCGGCAAGTATTGAAGCTTTTCTGCACGCAGAGGCGGCGCGTCTGCTTGCAGGTGAGCCGGTCCGTGTGGTGCCCGAAGCGGTATGGCGAGCGGCGCAGGAGGTAGTAGCCCACTATGGGCTACCCGTTGAGCTGATGGCTATGCAGGTGCGGGCAGCCTGGGTATGGACTGGATCGGCACGCTTTTCCAATGCCGCAGCGCTGGAGTCCTTTGTGCGTGATTTTGCTGGGGCACACGGGCGATTGCTCGCCCGGCTGGCAGGCGTAGGCACGCGCTTCAACGATCCGCAGGTCGATGCGCTTGCTACCGGTTTTTTCTTGACGGATCGGCTGATGCGGCTGCCACGCGATCTGGCAGCGGACCGCCTGTTTATTCCGCTGGAAGATCTGGAAAGGGCAGGGGTATCGATTGAGCTGTTGCAGCGGGGAGCAAACAATCCGGCTGTTCAGCGGCTACTCTGGAAGCAGGTGGTACGGGTCCAGGAGGCGTTAGCGCGTGGGCGTGCCCTGGTGCATGAACTACCCCGGCGTTATGCCCGGGCACTACGTCGGGAGTGGTTGCTGGCACTCGAAGTGCTCCGAACCATCAAACGTCGCAATTATGACGTCTGGCATGGACCTGTAGTGCTTTCCCGCTGGCAACGGTTGCAGGTTGCCTATCAGGCGCGTTTTTCGCGTGTGGCATTTCGCACGTGA
- a CDS encoding ATP-binding protein yields the protein MTLQELNQLVALGEGLTLEFKRRVPRPERIAKEVIAFANTRGGRLLLGVDDSGTIVGVRDPDEEVFALRQALRRCATPPIAFTMERIAVEHRREVIVVTIEESARKPHFLRNGRHRQAYIRVADRSIEASPEVLALMRAEKHPRNVVFTFGEKELLLMRYLEHYGRITVQQFAQLANLSRRQASRTLVLLTEANVLRLHPDEPHDYFTLAYSDSPSTA from the coding sequence ATGACACTCCAGGAATTGAACCAGCTGGTGGCCCTGGGAGAAGGGCTCACGCTGGAGTTCAAGCGCCGAGTCCCTCGTCCCGAGCGGATTGCTAAAGAGGTCATCGCTTTTGCCAATACACGGGGGGGACGTCTTCTGCTGGGCGTGGACGACAGCGGGACCATTGTGGGCGTACGCGACCCTGACGAGGAGGTCTTCGCCCTGCGACAGGCGCTGCGTCGGTGTGCCACGCCGCCCATTGCCTTTACCATGGAACGCATTGCGGTAGAACACCGCCGGGAAGTGATTGTGGTCACGATTGAAGAAAGTGCCCGCAAACCCCATTTCTTACGCAATGGACGCCATCGGCAAGCTTATATTCGCGTGGCAGATCGAAGCATTGAAGCCAGCCCGGAGGTGCTGGCGCTTATGCGTGCCGAAAAGCACCCACGTAACGTGGTGTTTACTTTTGGCGAGAAGGAGTTGCTGCTGATGCGTTACCTGGAGCACTACGGCCGCATCACCGTGCAGCAATTTGCTCAGCTGGCCAATCTGTCGCGTCGCCAGGCGTCACGGACGCTGGTGCTTCTGACCGAGGCCAACGTGCTGCGACTGCATCCCGACGAACCGCACGACTATTTCACCCTGGCCTATAGCGATTCGCCTTCTACGGCCTGA
- the plsY gene encoding glycerol-3-phosphate 1-O-acyltransferase PlsY, with the protein MLSLIVILLLSYLVGSIPGSVWVGQLLYGIDVRQYGSGNAGATNVFRVLGWKAGVLATIVDLGKGLLAAGVIATLRIDDLPSGFAHWHIETVVRLMAGIAAVLGHMFPVWAGFRGGKGVNTSAGVLLALTPVTTLITAAVFVVVLLISRYVSLASMVAAIAFPSTVAIRKYVFGIESLDASLLVFGIVLAAIVIWAHRSNIRRLLHGTENRVRAFRPARGMLGRGELKPRT; encoded by the coding sequence ATGTTGTCGCTGATTGTCATTCTGCTCCTTAGCTATCTGGTAGGCTCTATTCCGGGAAGTGTGTGGGTGGGACAATTGCTGTATGGTATTGATGTGCGTCAGTATGGCAGTGGGAATGCCGGAGCCACCAATGTTTTTCGTGTGCTGGGGTGGAAAGCCGGTGTGCTGGCCACGATCGTGGATCTGGGGAAAGGATTGCTGGCAGCGGGTGTGATTGCCACGCTGCGTATTGATGATTTGCCGTCGGGTTTTGCGCACTGGCATATTGAGACAGTCGTGCGGCTGATGGCCGGTATCGCTGCAGTGCTGGGGCACATGTTTCCAGTATGGGCCGGCTTTCGCGGTGGTAAAGGCGTCAATACGTCGGCCGGTGTACTGTTGGCCCTGACGCCGGTTACGACGCTGATCACGGCGGCCGTCTTTGTCGTAGTGTTGCTGATTTCACGTTATGTGTCGCTGGCTTCCATGGTGGCGGCCATAGCCTTTCCATCGACGGTAGCGATCCGTAAGTATGTGTTTGGGATTGAATCGCTGGATGCCAGTTTGCTGGTGTTCGGCATTGTACTGGCCGCTATTGTGATCTGGGCGCACCGCTCTAATATCCGTCGGTTGCTCCATGGCACGGAGAATCGCGTGCGTGCATTCCGGCCGGCTCGGGGGATGCTTGGACGAGGTGAGTTAAAGCCCAGAACGTAG
- a CDS encoding NAD(P)H-dependent glycerol-3-phosphate dehydrogenase, with protein MKAHASQARRPAGRKVTVFGAGSWGTALALLLASKGHRVTLWARRPEVAAHIRRTRRNPTYLPNIELPCSVYVTADLEEAARDREVWVIATPAQAVRSLAEQLRCWAHPSLIIVSVAKGLEIATRKTTTQVLGEVLSEVPRERIGVLYGPSHAEEVAAGMPTTVVASAPSCTVAEQIQELFMAPTFRVYVNPDLIGVEIAGSVKNVLALAAGMSDGVGFGDNAKAALITRGLAEMQRLGVRMGADPATFAGLAGIGDLVVTCMSRHSRNRYLGEQIGRGRTLEEVQQEMQMVAEGVPTTAAVYQLARELDVEMPITEAVYQILFAGKKPHDAVRDLMTREAKYEDWLPDAAADTARPNGQVAPETTPSR; from the coding sequence ATGAAGGCACACGCCAGCCAGGCCCGACGGCCGGCCGGGCGTAAGGTGACTGTGTTTGGAGCAGGAAGCTGGGGGACGGCACTGGCCCTGTTGCTGGCGTCGAAAGGCCATCGCGTAACGCTCTGGGCCCGACGTCCCGAAGTGGCCGCGCATATCCGTCGGACACGTCGCAATCCGACCTATCTGCCCAACATCGAATTGCCTTGCTCAGTTTATGTAACGGCGGATCTGGAAGAAGCTGCCAGAGATCGGGAAGTCTGGGTGATTGCCACACCGGCGCAGGCCGTGCGTTCGCTGGCCGAGCAGCTGCGTTGCTGGGCACATCCGTCGCTGATCATCGTGTCGGTGGCCAAAGGCCTGGAGATTGCCACACGAAAGACGACCACCCAGGTACTGGGCGAAGTACTATCGGAAGTACCCCGAGAACGAATCGGTGTGCTCTACGGTCCTAGCCATGCCGAGGAAGTAGCTGCCGGTATGCCCACCACCGTCGTAGCTTCGGCTCCCTCTTGCACAGTAGCCGAACAGATTCAGGAGCTGTTCATGGCACCAACTTTTCGGGTATACGTCAATCCCGACCTGATCGGCGTTGAAATTGCTGGCTCGGTCAAGAATGTGCTGGCGCTGGCTGCGGGCATGAGCGATGGGGTAGGGTTCGGGGACAACGCGAAAGCCGCCCTGATTACGCGAGGACTGGCCGAAATGCAGCGGCTGGGGGTCCGGATGGGAGCTGATCCGGCTACGTTTGCCGGACTGGCAGGCATCGGCGATCTGGTGGTTACCTGCATGAGCCGTCACAGCCGCAACCGTTATCTGGGTGAGCAGATCGGTCGTGGACGCACGCTCGAAGAAGTACAGCAAGAAATGCAGATGGTTGCCGAAGGCGTTCCGACCACTGCCGCTGTTTACCAACTGGCCCGCGAGCTGGACGTCGAGATGCCGATCACCGAGGCCGTCTATCAGATCCTGTTTGCCGGTAAAAAACCCCACGATGCGGTCCGAGACCTGATGACGCGCGAGGCCAAATACGAAGACTGGTTGCCTGACGCGGCTGCGGACACGGCCCGACCCAACGGCCAGGTGGCTCCGGAAACGACACCCTCTCGTTAG
- a CDS encoding enoyl-CoA hydratase-related protein: protein MELVQTHIEGPVATLTLNRPDKRNALSGPLVTALSQALQAMAEQETVRVVVLTGAGKAFSAGADLAELSRLQEATVEENLVDSERLAALFQQLAYYPKPLIARLNGHAIAGGCGLAIACDFTVAVAGAKLGFTEVRIGFVPAIVATFVLRRVGETVARDLLLRGRLIEAEEAVRLGLIHRVVLPEELDAVVQALARELATETSPSAVALTRRLLADLPGLNLDAALAYATRVNALARGTADCKAGIRAFLEKQDPPWRRSSG from the coding sequence ATGGAATTGGTGCAGACCCATATCGAAGGGCCGGTGGCCACACTGACGCTCAACCGGCCAGATAAGCGCAATGCATTGAGTGGACCGCTTGTTACAGCCCTTTCGCAGGCGCTGCAGGCGATGGCCGAACAGGAAACGGTTCGGGTGGTAGTGCTGACAGGCGCAGGAAAGGCGTTTTCGGCCGGTGCCGATCTGGCAGAGCTGTCGCGGTTGCAGGAGGCGACGGTTGAGGAGAATCTGGTCGATTCGGAGCGGTTGGCTGCCTTGTTTCAACAACTGGCTTATTATCCGAAGCCGTTGATTGCTCGGCTAAATGGCCATGCTATTGCTGGCGGGTGTGGGTTGGCTATTGCCTGTGACTTTACCGTTGCCGTTGCAGGCGCGAAGCTGGGTTTTACCGAGGTGCGCATTGGCTTTGTGCCGGCGATCGTGGCGACGTTCGTGTTGCGACGGGTAGGGGAGACAGTGGCCCGCGATCTGTTGTTACGTGGCCGACTGATTGAAGCAGAAGAAGCGGTGCGTCTGGGACTCATTCACCGGGTGGTTCTGCCCGAGGAACTGGATGCCGTTGTACAGGCGCTGGCTCGTGAACTGGCTACCGAGACGAGCCCGTCGGCTGTGGCGCTGACCCGTCGTCTGCTGGCCGATTTGCCCGGGCTGAATCTGGATGCTGCGCTGGCTTATGCAACCCGGGTCAATGCGCTGGCCCGAGGCACGGCCGACTGCAAGGCTGGCATTCGGGCATTTCTGGAGAAACAGGATCCTCCCTGGCGTCGATCGTCCGGTTGA